A genomic window from Gymnodinialimonas ceratoperidinii includes:
- a CDS encoding sarcosine oxidase subunit delta: MHIPCPLCGDRDLREFTIRGHVTGASRPEGETWSEAWNDFIYDRENPAGRTQELWYHGGGCSAWLVVDRDTVTHEVYGARLASEGAK; this comes from the coding sequence ATGCACATCCCCTGCCCCCTCTGCGGCGACCGCGACCTGCGCGAGTTCACCATCCGCGGCCATGTAACAGGCGCGTCCCGCCCCGAGGGCGAAACATGGTCGGAGGCCTGGAACGATTTCATCTACGACCGCGAGAACCCCGCCGGGCGCACGCAGGAGCTGTGGTATCACGGCGGCGGCTGCAGTGCTTGGCTCGTGGTCGACCGCGATACCGTGACCCACGAGGTCTACGGCGCGCGGCTCGCCTCGGAGGGCGCGAAATGA